CCCGACACTTCAAGCACAACGTGTGATACACATGCTTcataatttgaatattgtaTCAATGGGTATCTAGAAAAATAGGAGAGTTTTCTTTCATGTCCAGAACTAATTAGAGTGAACCTTAAAACAGACTAATTTCACAATGTTGCGGAATTAACAATAAGTCAATTTAAGGTTTGCTGCAGTAATAATTATTACTCACGCACGTGGTTAACTGCAAATCCATTattgataaacaaaaggTTAATTGAGACAATTGCTCTTACATGACAAGAATTATCAGGGGTAAAAAGACTCCTTATAAAGTATTGAGAATGAGACTGTGATGGGTATAGCAATGAGATATAAAAGATGTGAACTATTAATTTCCCCCAATTGGAATCTGAAATTATTGCTCAATTGGGACgaaatttttccaaattaatttgattgagtCCACTATTGTGTTATACTTGGACCCAAATTAAATCGAACGCAAACCAATTTAGATTAACCGATGGCCCATGGCCCATGTGGCAGTACGTATTGTATTTGAACAATAGACTTTTTCCTTGTTCTGTCGTAATTCTCTCATTGGTCGGTAATTTACTTGGTAAGAACAATCATAGAATGGTACGGCACCAAAACAACTATAAATAGAACCTGAAATCTACTCCAACATATCATTGAAAGTTTTCACTTCCTCTAATCCTTCGCAACTACTACTCACAACAATGTTAGCTTCATCCATTGCTTTAGTTCTTGGGCTCCAAATTGTAGATGCCACACCTTACGCGGTGCCATATTTTGGCAAATTCTTCCACGGTCAAAGAATCTCAGCTGACTCTTCATCAGAGGGTGATACATATCCAGTTAAAGATTGTTCCAGCTTCATCGAAAACACTCCCAACTCCTGGTCTTGTCACAACACTTCTGTCATTTCAGCCGATGATCAATGTTGCTTTGAAGATTATGGAATATTATTACAAACCCAGTTTTGGGATTTCAACACCACATTGTTGGGTTTGGCTGTCAATGGTTCAACTCAGGAAGTGCTTGAAGCAGAGGTCAGAAGTAAGATTGAGgcatttgatgatgacattAAGTCCACATTTACCATTCACGGATTGTGGAATGACCTCTGTAATGGGTCATACAACCAGTATTGTCAACCAGATTGGGAAGTCAGCAATACCAAGGATAATCTTACATACCTCATTGGTGACAAGTTTGACAAACCagagttgttgaagattatgAAGAAATATTGGATTAATACGCTCAAGTCCAATGTTGAAGACCAGGCCAGTGTGGCATTATGGGAGCACGAGTATAATAAGCATGGTACTTGCATGAACACATTGCTGCCAtcttgttttgttggtgaCTATCAAgagtttgaaaatgcaATCGACTTTTACCAAAAGACTGTAGAAATATGGTCACAACTTGAtactttccaatttttgtcCACTGCAGGTATTATTCCTACAGTCACAAGACAATACAAATTGAGTGATGTTGAAGCTGCTTTACAAGAAGCTCATGGCGCTTCTGTTTATGTTGGATGCTTAAATAATTCAATTAGTGAAATATGGTATTATCATAATTTACAAGGAAGTGTTTTGACAGGAACTTacaaaccaattgattcGTTAACAAACAGCACATGTGAAGAAGATATTTGGTATCTTCCAAAGTAATGTTGCAttagttgcaaaattgcaaaaagtCTAGTTTTTAGTTCAATTTTCCGTTCGAGTTTTATAGGACTTTGTGTTCTTTTATAGCCAGTTTTCAAAGCCTTTACAATTAAAAATAGCACCAATGATACCTATGGAGGCTATTGTACTATACATCTGCTTATTGGAATAAGACGGTGATGTATTATTTAGAGTGTTGTATTCAAAATGGTAGCAACGTGAAGCTCTTATCTAAGCACAAAAGGAAGAAAGATGAGTGGCTTAGTTAGTTCCTAACCCAAAAAAAAGTTCAATATGCATTTTGAGTCCCGAATATTGAGCCCGAAATTCATTCCAGAGTATTGAGGCTCTTTTC
The Candida orthopsilosis Co 90-125, chromosome 5 draft sequence genome window above contains:
- a CDS encoding Rbt7 protein (similar to RNase T2 enzymes, has putative secretion signal) → MLASSIALVLGLQIVDATPYAVPYFGKFFHGQRISADSSSEGDTYPVKDCSSFIENTPNSWSCHNTSVISADDQCCFEDYGILLQTQFWDFNTTLLGLAVNGSTQEVLEAEVRSKIEAFDDDIKSTFTIHGLWNDLCNGSYNQYCQPDWEVSNTKDNLTYLIGDKFDKPELLKIMKKYWINTLKSNVEDQASVALWEHEYNKHGTCMNTLSPSCFVGDYQEFENAIDFYQKTVEIWSQLDTFQFLSTAGIIPTVTRQYKLSDVEAALQEAHGASVYVGCLNNSISEIWYYHNLQGSVLTGTYKPIDSLTNSTCEEDIWYLPK